One window from the genome of Mauremys mutica isolate MM-2020 ecotype Southern chromosome 4, ASM2049712v1, whole genome shotgun sequence encodes:
- the SARS1 gene encoding serine--tRNA ligase, cytoplasmic codes for MVLDLDLFRADKGGDPGRVRDTQIKRFKDPALVDALVEADGAWRRCRFRADNLNKLKNLCSKTIGEKMKKKEPVGDDESVPERAQNLDGLTADILAGLQVTQIKKVRVLIDEAILKCDAERVKLEAERFESLREIGNLLHPSVPISNDEDADNRVERIWGDCAVRKKYSHVDLVVMVDGYEGEKGAIVAGSRGYFLKGALVFLEQALIQYALQTLLSKGYTPIYTPFFMRKEVMQEVAQLSQFDEELYKVIGKGSEKSEDSTIDEKYLIATSEQPIAALHRDEWLKPEDLPIRYAGLSTCFRQEVGSHGRDTRGIFRVHQFEKIEQFVYASPHDNKSWEMFDEMIATAEEFYQSLGIPYHIVNIVSGSLNHAASKKLDLEAWFPGSGAFRELVSCSNCTDYQARRLRIRYGQTKKMMDKVEFVHMLNATMCATTRTICAILENYQTQDGIVIPEKLKSFMPPGLKEMIPFVKPAPIDQEPFKKQKKQHEGSKKKPAGGDSILEGRMQNMGVNDA; via the exons ATGGTGCTAGACCTGGACCTGTTCCGCGCCGACAAGGGCGGGGACCCCGGCCGCGTGCGAGACACGCAGATCAAGCGCTTCAAGGACCCGGCGCTGGTGGACGCGCTGGTGGAGGCGGACGGGGCGTGGCGGCGAT GCAGATTTCGTGCAGACAACCTGAACAAACTGAAGAACCTGTGCAGCAAAACGATAGGTGAGAAGATGAAG AAAAAAGAGCCTGTGGGTGATGATGAGTCAGTACCAGAACGTGCACAAAATCTTGATGGCCTCACTGCCGACATCTTAGCG GGTCTTCAGGTAACCCAGATTAAGAAAGTCCGTGTTCTCATTGACGAAGCCATCCTGAAGTGTGACGCCGAGCGTGTGAAACTGGAGGCAGAGCGGTTTGAAAGCCTCCGAGAAATTGGAAACCTCCTCCACCCCTCTGTGCCCATCAGCAACGACGAG GATGCAGATAACCGAGTGGAGAGGATCTGGGGAGACTGCGCGGTGAGGAAGAAGTACTCCCACgtggacttggtggtgatggtggaTGGCTACGAGGGAGAAAAGGGGGCCATAGTAGCTGGAAGCAGAGGGTACTTCCTGAAG GGTGCCCTGGTTTTCCTTGAGCAGGCACTGATCCAGTATGCTCTGCAGACCCTGCTCAGCAAGGGATACACCCCTATTTACACGCCCTTCTTCATGAGGAAAGAGGTGATGCAAGAGGTGGCTCAGCTCAGTCAGTTTGATGAGGAGCTTTACAAG GTCATTGGCAAGGGCAGTGAGAAATCAGAGGACAGCACCATCGATGAGAAGTACCTGATTGCTACCTCTGAGCAGCCAATTGCAGCTTTGCACAGGGATGAGTGGCTGAAGCCGGAGGATCTGCCCATCAGATATGCTGGGCTGTCCACCTGCTTCAGGCAGGAAGTTGGCTCGCACGGCCGTGACACCAGAGGCATCTTCCGAGTGCACCAGTTTGAAAAG attgaGCAGTTTGTCTACGCGTCGCCTCATGATAACAAATCGTGGGAGATGTTTGATGAAATGATCGCAACTGCTGAGGAGTTCTACCAGTCGCTGGGCATTCCTTACCACATCGTCAATATTGTCTCAG GCTCCCTGAACCACGCTGCCAGTAAGAAGCTGGACCTCGAGGCTTGGTTCCCAGGGTCGGGCGCCTTCCGGGAGCTGGTCTCTTGCTCCAACTGCACAGACTACCAGGCCCGTCGCCTGCGGATCCGCTACGGGCAGACCAAGAAAATGATGGACAAA GTGGAGTTTGTCCATATGCTAAATGCTACCATGTGTGCCACGACCCGCACAATCTGTGCCATCCTGGAGAACTACCAGACACAGGACGGCATCGTCATACCAGAGAAACTGAAGAGTTTCATGCCACCAG GGCTGAAGGAAATGATCCCCTTTGTGAAAcctgctcccattgaccaggagcCTTTCAAGAAACAGAAGAAGCAGCATGAAGGAAGCAAAAAGAAACCAGCTGGTGGCGATAGCATCCTGGAAGGGCGAATGCAGAACATGGGCGTAAACGACGCCTAA